The bacterium DNA window GCAGCAAGGCTCTTCTATCAAAAGCAGTGTGAGGTGCGCGCTGAAACATGACGGGACACTATCTGTTCATCGTCCCGCGTTCAGCGTTTCCCTTTGACCGGCAAGCTGTGCTTGGCCGCTGCGGTGTTGCTCAGGTGGCAGGAGATGCAGGACTGCGTGCCGCCATGGGTCTCGCCGTTGGTGTGGCACTTGCAGCAGAGCGAACGCTGGTCGGCAAAACCGAAGGGATTGGGAATGGGGAAGGAACCGGAAATCAATCCGTCCTGCTGCAGATAGGTCACATTGAAATCCCAGCGTCCTGCATAGGGTCCACTGGAGCCGTGGGAGCGATGGCAGGAGATGCAACTGATGCGGCTGGCAAGCGTGGGTCCGGTGGTGGCACTGATGGCGGCGGCAGGATCTTCAAAAGGCACGCTGGGCAAATAGGCCGTGGCCAGATTGCCACCCGTAGGATTGCTGCTACCGCCATACCCATTGTAGGCCATGGCGATGTCGCGGCCCAGCGTGATGTCCACCGGATGCTGAAAGGCACCGAGACTATTCTGATGGTACGTGCCGTGGCAGTTGGCGCACCAGGCTGTCATGCCGCTTAAATATGCGGCATGGTTGGTCGGCGATTCTGCACCGGAAACGATGCTGATGCCCTGCGCCTGCGGCGCGGGATTGACAAACTGGAAATCGCCCGCCTGAACATGTCCCTGCCCGTACAGCATCCGGTAGTTGGTATTGCCGTGCGGGTTGTGGCAACTGGTGCAGCCGAGGGCACTGGAGGGATACGTTCCTCCGGGCGCGGTCTGGTAGGAGGGATCCGGCGACGTGCCACGGGAATCGGAAATAATGCTGTGTCCCGCATGGCTGCCCATAATCGGGTTGGTCGCCCCGGCAGGACCGTCATTCAGATTTGCGGAGGAAAGATAGACGAAATTGCCGGCGCCCTTCTCGGCAGGCGGATGCAGCGGATCTGACCCCCACGCCGATCCCAAATCCGAGGCATGGCAGGACAGGCAGGCATCGGTGGCCGTGGCGAACTTCAGAAGCTGCGGCCCGGTCACTACCTGCGGCACACCGTTTTCACTGGCATGCATCGTGTGACAGGACGCGCAGTTAGCCACACCGGCTTCGTGGAAGGCAAGGGCCGGGGCGCAAACGCCAAAAAGCCAAAAGGCCAAAAAGCTGAAAGCATACCCCCATCCTAACCTTCCCGTCCCGCGATGAATCGGGAACCTACAGTAGGGGAAGGAAGCAGAACCCCCTTCTGCTTCCCCTTTTTTCAAAGGGGGAAGGGCCATCGGGTCTCCCCCCTTAGAATAAGGGGGGACTAAAGGGGGTCGCATTTCTGCTTTCAGTTTTCTGTTTTCCGTTTTGCGCACCATGCTCAGCCCTTAGCCTTTAGTTCTGCTCACCGCCTCCATTTAAGCCATTTTTTACGAGAAAGTCAATGAGATCGATCTTGGTGATAATGTCTGCCGGAGTGCTGTTCCTTGTCACAATCACCGCCTCATTGGGAGAACGGGTGAAGATTGCCGACACATCATCCAGCGGGGAGTCCTCGGATACCGTGGGAACGTCGTTGTGGATAATCGGGGCAATTTCCGAGCTGGGAAAGCCGATGCCGGAGAGCATGAAATTCAACAAATCGCGTTCTTCGATCAGCCCCAACACCTTGTTTTCTTCGATGACGGGAAGCTGGGAGATGCCATTGGACTTCATCCGGGCAATAACTTCATCCACATGCTCGGTCTTGTGCACGGCGATCAAGCCGTGGCGGTCGCGCTGATCGAGCAGGTCGCGCACGCGGCCCATGCGCGGACGGCTCTCGAGAAACTGATTGTCCCGCATCCATTCGTCGTTGTACATTTTAGACAAATAACGACTGCCACTATCGGGCATGACGGCGACAATCACCGAGCCTTTGGGTGCGCGCTGAGCTACTTGCAGAGCTGCAAACACCGCCCCGCCCGAGGAGCCGCCGATGAGCAGGCCTTCTTCCCGCGCCAGACGGCGCGCGGTGTTGAAGGCGTCGGCGTCACTGATGCGGATGATGTCATCGATCAGCGAGAAATCCATGTTGCCCACCAGCATATCCTCGCCGATTCCTTCGACCTTATAGACAAAACTCTCTCCGATCTGCCCGGTCTTCCAGTAGTTGTAGAACACGCTACCGTAGGGATCCACGCCAATGCACTTGATGGAGGGGTTCTTCTCCTTCAGGTATCTTGCCACACCGGAGAAGGTGCCGCCCGTGCCCAGACCTGCGACATAATAGTCGATCTTGCCTTCGGTCTGCTCCCAGATTTCCGGGCCGGTCAAGGTGTAGTGGGCTTCACTGTTGGCGGGGTTATGGTACTGGTTGACATAAAAGCTGCCGGGAAGCTCGCGGTGGATCCGCTTGGCGGTCTCATAGTAGCTCTGCGGGCTGTCCGGCGGCACGTTGGTGGGTGTCACCACCACCTTGGCGCCGAAGGCCTTGAGGCCATTCACCTTCTCCTGGCTCATCTTATCGGGCATGGTGAAGATACATTTGTAGCCTTTCACCGCGGAGACCATCGCAATGGCCGCGCCGGTATTGCCCGAGGTATTCTCGACAATCGTCCCGCCGGGCTTAAGTTCGCCCGAGCGCAGCGCGGCATCGAGAATCCGCATGGCGATCCGGTCCTTGATGGAGCCGCCCGGATTCAGGTATTCGGCTTTCACCCAGACTTCCGAGGGCATCCCCTGCGTGATCCGGTTCAGCCGGACCAGCGGCGTGTTGCCAATGGCTTCGAGGATGTTGGCCAGACGGCGTTTTTCTTTCGATGGTTCCATTCGTGATGACCCTTCATCATGTTATCGCAGCACAAAAAATAATCGCAGTTTCTTGACGGTCTTGTAGTCTATACTTCCTACCTTGAACTCCACAATGCCTCTCAATGGTTGCGCCCTTCTTAGCCTCGGCCCCTATTCCAGCGGCGCCGTGTCTCGAAAACACAAAACCCTTCACAGGCAGCAAAGGGTTTTAGCGAAGCATCTGTTTATCAAGCACTAACTCATAGACGCGCGCAAACGGCCCTTCACCTCGCGGAGGATAAGACAACAAAGACAAGTGCAATCTGTGGCCGTGTTCATCATGAGATTAATATAGTCATAATAGGGCTACTTGTCAAG harbors:
- a CDS encoding cytochrome c3 family protein produces the protein MANCASCHTMHASENGVPQVVTGPQLLKFATATDACLSCHASDLGSAWGSDPLHPPAEKGAGNFVYLSSANLNDGPAGATNPIMGSHAGHSIISDSRGTSPDPSYQTAPGGTYPSSALGCTSCHNPHGNTNYRMLYGQGHVQAGDFQFVNPAPQAQGISIVSGAESPTNHAAYLSGMTAWCANCHGTYHQNSLGAFQHPVDITLGRDIAMAYNGYGGSSNPTGGNLATAYLPSVPFEDPAAAISATTGPTLASRISCISCHRSHGSSGPYAGRWDFNVTYLQQDGLISGSFPIPNPFGFADQRSLCCKCHTNGETHGGTQSCISCHLSNTAAAKHSLPVKGKR
- a CDS encoding pyridoxal-phosphate dependent enzyme; translated protein: MEPSKEKRRLANILEAIGNTPLVRLNRITQGMPSEVWVKAEYLNPGGSIKDRIAMRILDAALRSGELKPGGTIVENTSGNTGAAIAMVSAVKGYKCIFTMPDKMSQEKVNGLKAFGAKVVVTPTNVPPDSPQSYYETAKRIHRELPGSFYVNQYHNPANSEAHYTLTGPEIWEQTEGKIDYYVAGLGTGGTFSGVARYLKEKNPSIKCIGVDPYGSVFYNYWKTGQIGESFVYKVEGIGEDMLVGNMDFSLIDDIIRISDADAFNTARRLAREEGLLIGGSSGGAVFAALQVAQRAPKGSVIVAVMPDSGSRYLSKMYNDEWMRDNQFLESRPRMGRVRDLLDQRDRHGLIAVHKTEHVDEVIARMKSNGISQLPVIEENKVLGLIEERDLLNFMLSGIGFPSSEIAPIIHNDVPTVSEDSPLDDVSAIFTRSPNEAVIVTRNSTPADIITKIDLIDFLVKNGLNGGGEQN